From the genome of Athalia rosae chromosome 3, iyAthRosa1.1, whole genome shotgun sequence:
ACAACAATAAATGATATCAACGTTTGTGTTTGATGAGATAAGAACTGTATCCACTATTCTCAAAATTTTAACCACCACAATACACGTAGCTGAGATGTTTCGCCGAACGTTTTACTAATAAGAGCAAAAATCACGACATAAATCGAGAGCTATTCTATCTTTGAAACAGAAGGAAAAACAGAACAACAACTGATCTAAACCTGTATCATTACCTCCCCAGAGTTTCGATTCGACATTAAAATCAATTACTTTCAGGTAAAAGCTGGCCGATTTCGTCAACAAGTGAACTTGCGTCGGCTTTGGGAAATACTAGAGAATGTATACCCTTTTCGTGGACATCATTTATCATGTCTGTTAACACAAGCATAATTTGTTTCAAATCGTAAAGGCAATGATTTCTTCCCAGATGCCACCTTCCAAAACTCAGCATAGGACTCATCTCCTTGATCGATGCAATGCGCTTTTTGGCAAGGAAACatagaaatttataaaattgtacGTAGTTGATTCCATGGGATGCTTTCAGCATTACTTGACAATGTTCATCCCAGGAATCCATATCGCGGCAATCCTCAATTTCCGACTTCACAGCCAACAACTCCTTTTTTAAGCATGTCCACACATTCCAAATATTACCAGCGTTGATCCAATTGTGATTGATCGAGATGGTGTCTTCCTAATAATACACTTTCATTTAACGAGCGTTCATTTGCTCGCATTGGCCAAAAGAATATTAAGGCAAATTACCAGATTCCAAACTTGATGATGCCAACCGGATGGTACGAATACTATTTCACCTGGACGCTGTATAATCTCAAATTGTTCCACGGTGTTCTCATTACGTTTTGCATGTCGAGTTCCAACGTGCCTATCCATAGAAGTAACGTCATATATCAGTTGCCCGTGTTTATCTCTAAGGCTATCTTCTTTCCCAGGTTTGAATAATATCCAGCGTTTTGTTCCTACAACATTGGCTGACCAGctgtaagatgaaaaaacgtcTACGTGGAATGGTGTCCTATAAACATGAAAAGGGATGAGACAATTCTACGATAAGGCTATTTGTGGCAAATATGGTTTTTATTTTGGCATAGCCTTACCAAGTTCCCTTTGGCCCCATATAGACAAACATGTAATCATCGTCCAATCCTTCCTGCTCAGTATAATATTCGTTAAGCCAGTCAGATCCGAAGTACTGAGGCACTTGGTAGATGGGGATgttgggataattttttacacaatGCCAGTCCTTCAGATACAGCAACGGCATGTTGGTTGCATGTCCAGAGTTACGGTAAGCCACCCAATAGTCTATGTAATCGTTCATTGACATATTGTGCTTCATTTGAGAATTATAACTTCTCTTTGTACAATCAGCAACAGGTACGATAGTGGTGCCTGTGGAAATATTTTGTCGGTCATTAAACATTTGTAGTCTGGTCcacggtaatttttttcaacctcttgTAGGTTTTGGTGTCTCATAGTagtttgtaataatttttcgagcattcatatttatcattatttcttgATCATGACTGAATCAAGCAAGCAATGCtgaccaaatatttttttcaggtaTTCGAAATTCAGCGTGTTGTTTGTATGCCATTTTTGTCTGCTGGGCCATGAATCCGTGGCATTTTGAATAATGCAGGGAGTGTTGCCCAGTAAATATCTAAAGAAGTATTCATTATAGGAGAGCGAAGAATCGACATATTCGATTACACTGCCCTGGTTTAAAAATTCGACTCTGCAATTTGCATCATTACCACAAATCTCTATGACATTGGTCATATCACTAAACTTTATCCTTTGTTTATCATCTAAGGTACCATACTATTTGGATCATGTCCCAATCGTGTGGACTGCACGACCACAGAATAGAGGGATTAGTACAACCAGAAGCGACAATACGCTATTTTGCTGTTACCGTTTTTCGTGACCTTGAGCGAGTGGCGGCCATGCTTAAGCGAGTATATTAGTACAAGGTGGCCGCCAAACGACAACGCCAGCCATGGATAATGATTTAAATGTTTAAAGCAAGCAATGGGGCACGGGGGGCACAGCGTTAACCGTGTATTTCTGCATTATCGAACCTATTACTGCTGctattgagtaactatactttaGTACGAAGTATATTTACTGAATGTCAAAACCAAACATCCATTCCGCGCGTTTAAGCCGAATATCTCAATATTCCCGGGCGAATAATAACTCTAGAATCATCCGCAAGAGTGAGGACGTTACAAAAGAGTTTCCTAAGCTCTCGTAATCCATGCTTCGACCGTGCTTCGACGATCTCCTGTCCCATATTGCCTATGTCCGTGGTCCCATCCTCTCCCCCAAGCCAATTCACAGGAAATCAAAAGCGTCGAAAGATGGACGCGTTGAACAGGCAACGAACTTGACTATTTTTTGCCTGTTGGCTCAATTATTCACATATCCTACGTATCCGAATCAAGGATCACCGTTGGAAAGAGTATCGCGCATTGTCTTGCTGCAGTTAACTgtgaaatattcaatatttgaccTCGTATTTCAGCCCGATACCATCTACCTTTCAAAATGTCAGTCACATTCGCTCAACGAGGTAGACCGCCGCCAAATCCAGCCCAAATACAAAAGGTGAGTACTGTGCAATTTCCGATTATACATCAAGCCATAGTATAGTGTCTTTGATGCGTGCATGGAAGTCGTGGATGGATTCAGAAATCACCAATTCCTAATCAATGATTCACAGATGCTCGATGAGAATAGCCATCTGATTCAGACAATTCAAGAGTACCAGAACAAAGGGAAACCTCAAGAATGCGTTCAGTAAGTTGAATGATGATTATTCTCCAAACTTCTTGTGAAAGATAACCAATTACCAGTATTTCTTCTTTGTCCATTCAATAGGTATCAACAAGTCCTGCACCGGAATTTAGTATACTTGGCATCAATTGCAGATGCAAATCAGAATATACAGGCGTTACTTCCAGTGAGTTTTTTAGCTTTTCAAACCATAAATTGAAGTTCTATCCCGGGTCAAAGTATTATTACATttcttgaaattaatttctacATTCTAGCCTCCTCAAGGCATACCCAATGGAGCTCAACATCCAATGATGGGACCCCAAGGCCCCCCAGCTGGTCCTCCTGGAGCAGCTGGACCTGGAACGGAGATACCACCCAATTCACAACAGCCTTTGCCTATGTCAGGATTCAATCAAGCCCAAACAATGCCTCAAGGAGGATATCGTGGCCCTGTTATCCCTGGTCAAGGACCTAACATGAATCGTATGCATCTATTTCAAACAATTTGTGTAACTTCTATGGCTAATCACATCATCTGACCTCGTGTCTATAACATCGAAACAATGAATCAAcgaattcgaatgaaatgGTCACAGAAAATGTTATACTTGGATGGCCACTATTAATATTGCCTTATGTGAGAACTGCTCCTTATCAACCTCTCATCCGCAGCAAGTCTCTTTCAGAATCTAAGTTGATGTTTGTGGGAAAGAGAAAACTATCTTGGCAGTTTGTCTTACAAAGAgcacattttttaaaatgtaTACAGAGAAAGGTGGGGCAAAATGAGGTACCCCAAAATTTGGTAGAAACTTTTTTTAAATGATCGACAAGGACTTCAAACATTATTCTGGATAGAATTTTTGTTCATGGTTTCCTTAAGTACCTTGttttgccccgccttcccctaTTTACAATCATTTCAAGTCGACTACTCAAATCTGAGCTTTCACGGATTAttcaaatggaaaagttaAAGATCGATCAAGCACCCTCAGACTAAACGTTCAAGCTGCATTTGAAGGAAGTCTCTATTTCATTCATTAACTAACGTTTCACTGGATTGGATAGcaaaaatgacattttttggttttcgacTTAACCAGTAAATCTATTTAATCGGGCGATTTATGTGCCAATTTCAATAGTGGGCACGCTGATGTGTTACCAGCCTAAATGACCCTGTTATATGCAAAATACCTCATCATGAATGATTTCACAGGGCCGGCATCGGTACCAGGGCCACAGCAGTACAGAGGTGGACCTCAGGGGTACCCACAACAGCCTAGTCCACAAGCGTATCCAGGGCCTTATTCAAATCAGAATCCGGCAGCTAATTATCAAGGACCTCAGGCTGCCGGATATACGCCAGGGCAGCCCAATCAGTATGCATCGCCTAATTCATCCCAGCAACAAGGCTATCCCGCTGCCAATCAACCAAGCTATGGACCACCCAATACTGGAAATAATTATGGACCGCAACCAGGAGGGTATCCGCCACCTGGAGCAAATCAACCTCCTGCTGGTTATGGTTCCCCACTGCCTAGTCAACTAGGGTATCCTCCACCTAACACTTCCCagcaaaattttccatctGGAGCCCAATCCCAACAGCCTGGACAGTATGGCAGCCCCAGCCCTCAGCCGACATATCAACAACCACCATCTCAACCCCCACAAAATACCTACAATTCAACTCAGCCTGGAAATTATCCGCCTCCATCTCCACAAGGGTATCCAAATAATGCTTCTTCTCAAAACTATCCGCCTCCACCAACATCAAGCGCTGCTCAACCGCCGCAATCAGGCCCACAACAGAATGCTGCCCCTCAAACTAGCTATGGAAATCAACCCAATTCTGGTCCTGGTCCCGGTCCAAGCCCATCCCAATACGGTCCTACATCGACTTCCCCGCCATTCAGTACTCCCGCAGCCAGCGGGGTCAGTACCTACGCTCAGAGTAGTCAATCCATTAGCACGCCGTCTGTTGCTTCCACGCAAACATACCCACCCAGTAGCGCCGCTCCAACCTCGCAGGGCGGCGGCAGTAGTGGCTACGCACCACCGGGACCCACTCCCTCTGGATACCCCGTGCATCAACCGCCTCATCAAGGGACACATCCCCCCTCGCACCCACCTCCCCATCAGCCATCCCATCCACCTCCTCATCAGTCGCCTCATCAACCTTCGCATCAGTCTCCTCATCAACAGGCGCATCAGCCATCTTCCCATCAATCCCAGCATCAACCACAGCACCAGCCATCGCAACAAACGCAACAGCAATCTCAAACTTctccacaacaacaacaacaacaacaacaacaacaacaacaacaacaacaacaacaacaacaacagcagcagcagcagcagcagcaacagcagcaacaacaacaacaacaacaacaacaacaacaacaacagcagcagcagcagcaacagcaacagcagcagcagcaggcacaacaacagcagcagccacCGAATCTAACTCCGAGTGGCTTCCAACCACCATCAGGACCTCCCCAAGGGCCTCCACCACCTTCCGGGCCGCCGCAACCTTCTAGTGGCTATGGCCCACCTCAGTCGCATCCTGCCACAACGCAAACTTATGTCCCCTCATCCCCTGGTGGACAACCCCAAGTATATTCACCACATCCTGCGCAAGGTGGGCAGCATTATGGGCACCCGCAATACCCACCTCAGGgttatcctcctcctcctggAGGTCAAAGTTATGGGCAATATCCGCCACGGCCACCAGCTGGACACATGCCACCACCGCCTGGCCCACAAGGTCCTCCACCCCCTAATCAATATGCAGGATACGGTTAC
Proteins encoded in this window:
- the LOC105689826 gene encoding 2-oxoglutarate and iron-dependent oxygenase JMJD4 isoform X1, whose product is MTNVIEICGNDANCRVEFLNQGSVIEYVDSSLSYNEYFFRYLLGNTPCIIQNATDSWPSRQKWHTNNTLNFEYLKKIFGTTIVPVADCTKRSYNSQMKHNMSMNDYIDYWVAYRNSGHATNMPLLYLKDWHCVKNYPNIPIYQVPQYFGSDWLNEYYTEQEGLDDDYMFVYMGPKGTWTPFHVDVFSSYSWSANVVGTKRWILFKPGKEDSLRDKHGQLIYDVTSMDRHVGTRHAKRNENTVEQFEIIQRPGEIVFVPSGWHHQVWNLEDTISINHNWINAGNIWNVWTCLKKELLAVKSEIEDCRDMDSWDEHCQVMLKASHGINYVQFYKFLCFLAKKRIASIKEMSPMLSFGRWHLGRNHCLYDLKQIMLVLTDMINDVHEKGIHSLVFPKADASSLVDEIGQLLPESN
- the LOC105689826 gene encoding 2-oxoglutarate and iron-dependent oxygenase JMJD4 isoform X2, giving the protein MINMNARKIITNYYETPKPTRGTTIVPVADCTKRSYNSQMKHNMSMNDYIDYWVAYRNSGHATNMPLLYLKDWHCVKNYPNIPIYQVPQYFGSDWLNEYYTEQEGLDDDYMFVYMGPKGTWTPFHVDVFSSYSWSANVVGTKRWILFKPGKEDSLRDKHGQLIYDVTSMDRHVGTRHAKRNENTVEQFEIIQRPGEIVFVPSGWHHQVWNLEDTISINHNWINAGNIWNVWTCLKKELLAVKSEIEDCRDMDSWDEHCQVMLKASHGINYVQFYKFLCFLAKKRIASIKEMSPMLSFGRWHLGRNHCLYDLKQIMLVLTDMINDVHEKGIHSLVFPKADASSLVDEIGQLLPESN
- the LOC105689828 gene encoding basic salivary proline-rich protein 2-like, whose translation is MSVTFAQRGRPPPNPAQIQKMLDENSHLIQTIQEYQNKGKPQECVQYQQVLHRNLVYLASIADANQNIQALLPPPQGIPNGAQHPMMGPQGPPAGPPGAAGPGTEIPPNSQQPLPMSGFNQAQTMPQGGYRGPVIPGQGPNMNRPASVPGPQQYRGGPQGYPQQPSPQAYPGPYSNQNPAANYQGPQAAGYTPGQPNQYASPNSSQQQGYPAANQPSYGPPNTGNNYGPQPGGYPPPGANQPPAGYGSPLPSQLGYPPPNTSQQNFPSGAQSQQPGQYGSPSPQPTYQQPPSQPPQNTYNSTQPGNYPPPSPQGYPNNASSQNYPPPPTSSAAQPPQSGPQQNAAPQTSYGNQPNSGPGPGPSPSQYGPTSTSPPFSTPAASGVSTYAQSSQSISTPSVASTQTYPPSSAAPTSQGGGSSGYAPPGPTPSGYPVHQPPHQGTHPPSHPPPHQPSHPPPHQSPHQPSHQSPHQQAHQPSSHQSQHQPQHQPSQQTQQQSQTSPQQQQQQQQQQQQQQQQQQQQQQQQQQQQQQQQQQQQQQQQQQQQQQQQQQQQQQAQQQQQPPNLTPSGFQPPSGPPQGPPPPSGPPQPSSGYGPPQSHPATTQTYVPSSPGGQPQVYSPHPAQGGQHYGHPQYPPQGYPPPPGGQSYGQYPPRPPAGHMPPPPGPQGPPPPNQYAGYGYQPPPQ